The DNA sequence TAAAGTTTCTTCTGTACAAGTATATGGAGAATGAGGGGAAATAGCTAACTTTATTTTTGGATTATTCAAGCTTTTAATAAAATTGGCAACTTCATTAAAATCGTTTTCATTAAAACTACTTTCACCTTGAAAATCTATAATTGCATGTGAAAGAAAAGCCCTTAAGCCAGCTTCATGAACAGCTTTAGCTACATCTTTAATAAAGAAATACATGTCTAAAAAGCAAGTTGTTCCAGTTCTTATCATTTCTAAACATCCAAGTAAAGCACCCCAATAACATGTTTCACCAGTTAATTTTCTTTCTAAAGGCCAAATTTTATTTTCTAACCATTCTTTTAAAGGAGAATCATCTCCATAGCCTCTAAATAAAGTCATAGACAAATGTGTATGTGTATTAATTAACCCAGGCATAACAACCATTTTACTGCAATCTACTTCTTCATCAGCTTTAATATTGATTTTCCCTATATCAATTATTTTTCCATCTTCAATATATATTGATTGATTTTCAAGAATTTCTCTATTTGAGTTTTGAGTAACAATCCATCTACAGTTTTTAAGGAGAAGAGACAAATTTTATCACTCTATTGTAGCATGTCTAGCTTTAAGCTCTTCTTCAGTTTTACCAAGTTTCCTCATTAATTCAACTATTAAACTATCTAGAAAAACCATTGTTGAAATCTCAAATATTGTTCCAAGCGGTGCTAAAGGTTCATGAGCCCCCGTAATTTGCCTTAAAAAATAATCAGTTTCATTAGTTCTTTTAGCTCTTCCTTTTATTTGCACAATATGATCTGCAAGTTTTCCTAAAGGTGAATCGGGGTAAGAGGTTACAGCAATTATTCTAGCGCCAACTTCTTTTCCTATTTCACAAGCTGTGACAACAAGTTTTGTTGTTCCAGAACCTGAAATTGCTATAATTAAATCATCTTTTCCTATAGCTGGAGTTATAGTTTCACCTAACACGTAAACGTTAAATCCTAAATGCATTAAACGCATAGCAAAAGATTTCCCTGCAAAACCGCTTCTTCCAGCTCCTACAACAAGTATCCTATTGTTTTTAGATTTTATTATCCATTCAATCATTTTTTTTACTTCTTCAATGTTTATTTTTGAGATAGATTCTTTAACACCTTCTAAAAGAGAGTTAACAACTTCATTAAAATCGTTTATCAATTTCCCTCTCCCTTTTTTTAAATTTGTTAACTTTACCTAAATATTAACAAAATTTCCTTATTTAACTCTTTAAAAAGTTTTGCAAAAAAATGGATTGAAGGAATTTTAAGTGGAAGATCAATTTGAGGTAAAGCAATATAAAACTTCACATAAACCCCAGAAGCAAGGAGAAGAATTGTTAAAAACAAAGTGATATAATCTAGTTTACGAAGCTTTAACGTTATATAAGATGTTCTTTTTTTAGAAGCGTTAAATCCTCTAGATTCTAAAGCTTCAGCAAGCTCCATGCTTCTTCTAATAGCGCTAACAATTAACGGAATTAAAATTGGAATAAAGTTTTTAACTCTTTTCATTAAATTACCTTTTTCCAATTCTAACCCTCTAGATTTTTGAGCGTCAATAACTGTTTGAGCATCTACAGCTATCGTTGGAACCAATCTTACTGCGGTAGTAAAAGTAAAGACAACTGTATATGGAATTTTCATCTGCTCTAAAGCTAACCCTAAATCATCTGGAGAAGTAGTCATAAAGAATAATGAAAAAGAAGAAACTAAAGTTAAAAATCTAATAGTCATAGCTAAAGAGAAAGCGAAGGAAGACCCTGTAATAAAATTCATTATAAAAATTAGAATTGCGAAGAAAGCGGTCCCCTTCATAGTTTTTAACCATTTTCTACCGCATTTAGCGATTAAAATTAAAGGTAATTGAAGCAAGAGAAGAATTATTAAACAAATTAAATTTGTAAAAAGCAGCGTTAACACAAAGATTACTGTTACAAACATAAATTTTGATCGGGGATCCATTTTATGAATTGGCGTATCTAATTTTTTAAATTTAAATCCATCAAAAACTCTAAGTGACAAATTTTCACCTTTTAAGCAGCTTGATTAAATAACTTTTAGCTGAGTAAACATCTATAATTTTTTGATTTACTCCTAAATCTTTTAATGCTTTCATAAGTTTCGATATTTGAGGAGTCTCTAAAGAACATTTATTAATAAACTCTTCATTAGAAAGTATTTCCTCAGCTGAACCATCAGCAACTATTTTCCCCTTAGAAAGCAAGATGACTCTAGGATGGCATTCAGCAACAAATTCAACATCATGAGTGACCATAATTACGGCTTTTCCTTGAGTAACTAATTGTAAAATAAAATTTCGCAATCTATCTTTTTGACGGTAATCTTGGCCTATTGTAGGTTCATCTAAAACAATGTATTTTGGATCCCAAACTAAAACTGATGCTAATGCAACTCTTTTTCTTTCTCCACCACTTAAAGTAAATGGAGAAGAGTTACTATATTTAGTTAAATCTAAAATTTCAAGAATCTTTCTTACTCTAGCTTTAATAACATCCTCAGTATAATTAAAATTTTTTAAAGAGAAAGCAACTTCATCCCAAACTGTTTCGCAAAAAAGTTGATGATCAGGATTCTGAAATACCAACCCAACAAGCTTAGATAAACTAGCGACACTAGCTTTTCGCGTATCAACTCCATCAACTAAAACTCTACCGGAAGAAGGCTTCAATAATCCATTAAAATGCTTAATTAAAGTTGTTTTTCCAGCGCCGTTTTCACCCATAATAGCGATGAATTCCCCTTCAGAAATTTCTAAATTTATACCTTTTAAAACCTCTTCTTTATCAATATAAGAAAACCTTAAATTTTCTATTTTTATCGTTTAAGTAACCTCCTTAATTCTAGTGCAGCCTCCTCAATTGTCACAGGAATTTTATTGAAATTAAAGTTTTCTTGTTTTAATTGATGAAATAAAAAAGTAACTTTAGGTATTCCAACTCCTAAAAGATAAGCTTCCTCAGTTAAAACATTTGATGGTTCACCATCTAAAACTATTTCACCTTCATTCATTATTAATATTCTATTAGCAAGCTGCGCTGCAAAATCTAATCTATGTTCAATTAAAATCACAGTAATGTTAAGTTGTTTATTTAAATTTTGAATTACCTTTAATATTTCCAAAGCAGATTTAGGATCTAAAAAGGATGTGGGTTCATCTAAAACAATAATTTCAGGTTTCATAGCTAAAACTGATGCTATAGCTGCTTTTTGTTGTTGACCACCAGAAAGCTCATAAGGTGCTTTATTTCTTAAATCATTTATCCCAACAACATTTAGAGCCCACTCAACCCTTTCCTTAATTTCTTCTCTTGAGAGACCCAAATTTTCCAGTCCAAAAGCTACATCTCTTTCAATAGTTAAAGAGAATAATTGATTTTCAGGATTTTGAAAAACAAATCCTACATGTGAAGCTAACTCTGAAGTTGAGTGTTCTCGAGTGTTTAATCCACAAACGTAAACTTCTCCCTTCATTTCGCCAGGGTAAAAATTTGGAATTAAGCCATTTAAGCAGCGACATAAAGTAGTTTTTCCACAACCACTTGGACCTGTTAAAACAATAAATTCACCTTGAAAAATATTAAGATTCACATTTTTTATTGATGGTTTATCTAAACCAGCATAAGTAAAGGTTAAATTCCTGATAGAAATCACTTGTTTATCCAAAATGTAGACCACCTTTATTTAGAAATTTTTAGAAGATTCATTAGTAAGCTTGTGAATTGATTTATTGTCTCATTTAAATCTCCATATCCATTAACTCCAGCTGCTATTGCATGTCCACTTCCAACTCCATTCAAAAATTTCCCTAATGGAACAGCTAAATCTCTACCTAAATGAATTCCAGTAACTTTATAAAATTCACTTGTAGCTCTTAAACTAGCTTTAAGTTTACCCTCTTTTTCTCCAGCAACAATAGCTACATCAGCTCCTAAAGCTATTATAGCTCTGGCAGCTGAAGCTTGAAATGAACTTACAGTTGAAGTGGCGAGCATCCAATTTCCAATCTCCTTAATCTCCATTCTTTGAGCAGCTTTTAATCTAGCAATTCTTTCTGGTCGTTCCAAAGGAACCTTCAGTAATTCAATAGCTTTCTCAGGTTTAGCTCCAAATTTACATAAGCTAACAGCTGTTTGAAAAGTTTGAAGATTGGCTAATGTAAAGTGTCTAGTGTCAAAAGCTAATCCAATCATTAATGCTTGAGCAACTATTTTTAATGGTTTAACTTTTAAACTTTGATAAAGATTATATACGATTTCACAGGTGGAGGTGGCTCTTTCATTTATTAAAAATAATTTTGTAATTCTTCTCATTTCCGGATGCTTAATATGATGATCAATTATAATAACAGGTTTCCTTAATTTTAAAATTCTTTCTCCAAACTCTCCAAGTTGCTTAATACTGCTTGTATCAACAAGAAAAACAGAATCAAAAAATTTTAAATCTAAATCTTCAACAAAAAATACGGGTATAGCCTTTAAAATTTGTTTTGAAAGTTTGTTTATTCCTTCAGGTGCAACAAGTGAGACTTTTAAACGTTTATTTAATTTTTTTAAGAGTTTTAATAGAGCAAAAGCTGAGCAAATAGCATCTGGATCAGCATTTTGATGGCATACAACAGCTACACTTCTTAAACTAAAAATGTAACGTTTAAATTTTTTAATTAGGTTTTCTCGTTTAACCAGGTTTGTTCCCCTTTACGTTTTTATAAAAAGATGCATTAAGGTGAACCGCTTTTTAATCTTTCTTGAAGCTTTAATTGAACTTCCTTAATTTTAGCTCTAGTTCGCTCTTCTTGTTTACTTAAAACAGTTACTCTAGTGCTTAGTAATTCTTTTCGTTCTTTTAACTCATTTATTAAGGTTTGTTTATCTGATTGAAGAAGAATACTTCCTACAGATTTATAAACTGCAACTTTATCATCTATTTTTTCAAGTTCTGAAATTGCTCGTTCTGCTTCAGCTAATTCAAGTTCAAGCTGTTGTTTTTGGGTAACAATAGCTTGTAAAGTCTGCTCCATTTGCTGCAATCTTAACAATTGCTCTTGTATTTGTGGAGGTAACTCTCCCTCTTCACTCATTAAAAATCACCTCAAGCATACTTCTATTGTAAACATTTTTATTAAGAAATGTTAATTCTTTAAATATTGGTTACCTTAATAGAATTTAAACATTTAGGTTTTAATCTTAATTAATTTTTTTATCTTAAAAATATAATTTTATTTCCCCAAGTTTTAGAGGAAGTTAAAAATGAGTAAAGATTCAACTTTTAGCGAGTTAAGAATCGCATTAAATGAGGAGGCTGAAAAATTCATTAAAACAGCTACAGCAATAGTTAATGCAGGTGGAGAAGGAGTTAGATTAAGACCTTATACGTTAACACAACCTAAACCATTAATTAAAGTTGGTTTAAATCCTAAACCGTTAATGTATTGGGCTATGCTTCCAACATTACTCAGTGGAGTTTCAAATTTTGTTATTACTGTTCGTTACGGAAAAGAAGCGATTGAAGAAGAGTTTGGTAAAGGAGAAAACTTAAGTAAAGAATTTAATAGAGTGATTAAAATAGAGTATATAGAGGAGCCTAAACCTCTTGGAAGAGCTGGTTCTATAAAGCTTGGTTTAGAAACGGGAAAAATTGACGCTTCAAAACCAGCAATAATTCTTAATGCTTCAGATATACTAGCTATAAATTTTTTAGATTTAGCGAAACATTATATCCTACAAAGAGTTGCATATGGTTTTGAAGTAACGCAAGTTTTTGCTTCAGGTTATAAAGTACAATATGGAATAGGGAAAATTCACCCGACTACAGGTCAAGTTTTAGAATTTGCTGAGAAACCTGAAAGATTTGAACCGACAAACACAGCTTGCTACTGTCTTAAAGAAAGGCTTAATGATTTTAAGTATATTAATAAACTTCCTTCAAATCCTGAGGATGAATTGGTTTATAAATGGATTAAAGAAGGCGTGTTAGGTTCATATATTATTCCATACGAGAAGCTTATTTCAATAAAGTTTGAAGCAGATCTTGAAAATGCAAA is a window from the Candidatus Bathyarchaeota archaeon genome containing:
- a CDS encoding energy-coupling factor transporter transmembrane protein EcfT; this translates as MSLRVFDGFKFKKLDTPIHKMDPRSKFMFVTVIFVLTLLFTNLICLIILLLLQLPLILIAKCGRKWLKTMKGTAFFAILIFIMNFITGSSFAFSLAMTIRFLTLVSSFSLFFMTTSPDDLGLALEQMKIPYTVVFTFTTAVRLVPTIAVDAQTVIDAQKSRGLELEKGNLMKRVKNFIPILIPLIVSAIRRSMELAEALESRGFNASKKRTSYITLKLRKLDYITLFLTILLLASGVYVKFYIALPQIDLPLKIPSIHFFAKLFKELNKEILLIFR
- the hxlB gene encoding 6-phospho-3-hexuloisomerase — encoded protein: MINDFNEVVNSLLEGVKESISKINIEEVKKMIEWIIKSKNNRILVVGAGRSGFAGKSFAMRLMHLGFNVYVLGETITPAIGKDDLIIAISGSGTTKLVVTACEIGKEVGARIIAVTSYPDSPLGKLADHIVQIKGRAKRTNETDYFLRQITGAHEPLAPLGTIFEISTMVFLDSLIVELMRKLGKTEEELKARHATIE
- a CDS encoding ABC transporter ATP-binding protein, which codes for MKIENLRFSYIDKEEVLKGINLEISEGEFIAIMGENGAGKTTLIKHFNGLLKPSSGRVLVDGVDTRKASVASLSKLVGLVFQNPDHQLFCETVWDEVAFSLKNFNYTEDVIKARVRKILEILDLTKYSNSSPFTLSGGERKRVALASVLVWDPKYIVLDEPTIGQDYRQKDRLRNFILQLVTQGKAVIMVTHDVEFVAECHPRVILLSKGKIVADGSAEEILSNEEFINKCSLETPQISKLMKALKDLGVNQKIIDVYSAKSYLIKLLKR
- a CDS encoding prefoldin subunit beta — its product is MSEEGELPPQIQEQLLRLQQMEQTLQAIVTQKQQLELELAEAERAISELEKIDDKVAVYKSVGSILLQSDKQTLINELKERKELLSTRVTVLSKQEERTRAKIKEVQLKLQERLKSGSP
- a CDS encoding DHH family phosphoesterase, which translates into the protein MVKRENLIKKFKRYIFSLRSVAVVCHQNADPDAICSAFALLKLLKKLNKRLKVSLVAPEGINKLSKQILKAIPVFFVEDLDLKFFDSVFLVDTSSIKQLGEFGERILKLRKPVIIIDHHIKHPEMRRITKLFLINERATSTCEIVYNLYQSLKVKPLKIVAQALMIGLAFDTRHFTLANLQTFQTAVSLCKFGAKPEKAIELLKVPLERPERIARLKAAQRMEIKEIGNWMLATSTVSSFQASAARAIIALGADVAIVAGEKEGKLKASLRATSEFYKVTGIHLGRDLAVPLGKFLNGVGSGHAIAAGVNGYGDLNETINQFTSLLMNLLKISK
- a CDS encoding ATP-binding cassette domain-containing protein, yielding MISIRNLTFTYAGLDKPSIKNVNLNIFQGEFIVLTGPSGCGKTTLCRCLNGLIPNFYPGEMKGEVYVCGLNTREHSTSELASHVGFVFQNPENQLFSLTIERDVAFGLENLGLSREEIKERVEWALNVVGINDLRNKAPYELSGGQQQKAAIASVLAMKPEIIVLDEPTSFLDPKSALEILKVIQNLNKQLNITVILIEHRLDFAAQLANRILIMNEGEIVLDGEPSNVLTEEAYLLGVGIPKVTFLFHQLKQENFNFNKIPVTIEEAALELRRLLKR